A DNA window from Ralstonia solanacearum K60 contains the following coding sequences:
- a CDS encoding tartrate dehydrogenase yields the protein MTPAFRIAIIAGDGIGKEVMPEGLRVIQAAAERFGFGLECHTVDWANCDYYAQHGQMMPDDWKAQLKGMDAIYFGAVGWPATVPDHVSLWGSLLKFRREFDQYINLRPVRLFEGVPCPLANRKPGDIDYYVVRENTEGEYTSLGGIMYEGTDREVVIQESVYSRKGAERLLRFAFDLAQSRARKHVTLATKSNGIAISMPWWDARADEVAQHYPEVTLDKQHIDILTARFVLQPGRFDVVAATNLFGDILSDLGPATTGTIGLAPSANLNPERTFPSLFEPVHGSAPDIYGKNIANPIAMIWSGALMLDFLTQGQGAGRAAHDAIVAAIEAVIKEGPRTPDLGGSANTTQVGEAIAARVAAG from the coding sequence ATGACACCCGCATTCCGCATCGCGATCATTGCCGGAGACGGCATCGGCAAGGAGGTCATGCCCGAAGGGCTGCGCGTGATCCAGGCGGCGGCCGAGCGCTTCGGCTTCGGGCTGGAATGCCACACCGTCGACTGGGCCAACTGCGACTACTACGCGCAGCACGGCCAGATGATGCCCGACGACTGGAAAGCCCAGCTCAAGGGCATGGATGCGATCTACTTCGGCGCGGTGGGCTGGCCGGCCACGGTGCCCGACCACGTCTCGCTGTGGGGCTCGCTGCTGAAGTTCCGCCGCGAGTTCGACCAGTACATCAACCTGCGCCCGGTGCGGCTGTTCGAAGGCGTGCCCTGCCCGCTGGCCAACCGCAAGCCCGGCGACATCGACTACTACGTGGTGCGCGAGAACACCGAGGGCGAATACACCTCGCTCGGCGGCATCATGTACGAGGGCACCGACCGAGAAGTGGTGATCCAGGAATCGGTGTACTCGCGCAAGGGGGCGGAGCGCCTGCTGAGGTTCGCCTTCGACCTGGCGCAGAGCCGCGCGCGCAAGCACGTGACGCTGGCCACCAAGAGCAACGGCATCGCCATCAGCATGCCCTGGTGGGATGCGCGCGCCGACGAGGTGGCGCAGCACTACCCCGAGGTGACGCTGGACAAGCAGCACATCGACATCCTGACCGCGCGCTTCGTGCTGCAGCCGGGCCGCTTCGACGTGGTGGCCGCCACCAACCTGTTCGGCGACATCCTGTCGGACCTGGGCCCCGCGACCACCGGCACCATCGGCCTCGCGCCATCGGCCAACCTGAACCCGGAGCGCACGTTCCCGTCGCTGTTCGAGCCGGTGCATGGCTCGGCGCCGGACATCTACGGCAAGAACATCGCCAACCCGATCGCCATGATCTGGTCGGGCGCGCTGATGCTGGATTTCCTCACGCAGGGGCAGGGCGCGGGCAGGGCGGCGCACGATGCCATCGTGGCGGCGATCGAGGCGGTGATCAAAGAAGGCCCGCGCACGCCCGACCTGGGCGGCTCGGCCAACACCACGCAGGTGGGCGAGGCGATTGCCGCGCGCGTCGCCGCCGGATGA
- a CDS encoding ABC transporter ATP-binding protein, translating to MGASVVVEGLHITAGEQTLVDHLSFAIQPGEVLALIGESGSGKTTTALALMGYARQGCSIAGGSVRIGEVDVLHLDPARQRALRGRTVAYIAQSAAASFNPSRTIMDQVVEPACIHGTMKRVEAQAKAVQLFHELALPDPDTIGERYPHQVSGGQLQRLMAAMALITDPDLVILDEPTTALDVTTQIEVLRAFRRVVRERRATAVYVSHDLAVVAQMADHILVLRGGQMQELNPTAHILATPDHDYTRSLLAAARPTARPAQRCKGEGELLLDVRELAAGYGPVDAKGRPATLILEDINFKLYRGQAIGVIGESGSGKTTLARAIAGLIAPSHGTMMFADHALKPLLANRTREELRRIQIVFQMADTALNPSQTIERILARPLQFYKGLKGEALQRRIRELLDLVRLPHTVAQRLPGGLSGGQKQRVNLARALAAEPDLILCDEVTSALDTVVGAAVLDLMADLRRELGVSYLFISHDLHTVRAVCDEIVVMQHGRKLTQVARADYDRGPHHPYYEQLAASVPELRQGWLDEKDRTAVLSI from the coding sequence ATGGGCGCGTCCGTTGTCGTAGAAGGCCTGCACATCACCGCGGGTGAACAGACGCTGGTCGACCACCTGAGCTTCGCCATCCAGCCCGGCGAGGTGCTGGCCCTGATCGGCGAATCCGGCTCCGGCAAGACCACCACCGCGCTGGCGCTGATGGGCTATGCGCGCCAGGGCTGCAGCATCGCGGGCGGCAGCGTGCGCATCGGCGAGGTCGATGTGCTGCATCTCGATCCCGCGCGGCAGCGCGCGCTGCGCGGGCGTACCGTGGCCTACATCGCGCAGAGCGCCGCGGCGTCGTTCAATCCGTCGCGCACCATCATGGACCAGGTGGTCGAGCCGGCCTGCATCCACGGCACGATGAAGCGGGTCGAGGCGCAGGCCAAGGCGGTGCAGCTGTTCCACGAGCTGGCGCTGCCCGATCCGGACACGATCGGCGAGCGCTATCCGCACCAGGTGTCGGGCGGCCAGCTGCAGCGGCTCATGGCGGCGATGGCGCTCATCACCGATCCCGACCTCGTGATCCTCGATGAGCCGACCACGGCGCTCGACGTCACCACCCAGATCGAGGTGCTGCGCGCCTTCCGCCGCGTGGTGCGCGAGCGCCGCGCCACCGCCGTGTATGTGAGCCACGACTTGGCCGTGGTGGCGCAGATGGCCGACCACATCCTGGTGCTGCGCGGCGGCCAGATGCAGGAGCTGAACCCCACGGCGCACATCCTGGCGACACCCGACCACGACTACACCAGGAGCCTGCTGGCCGCTGCCCGGCCCACGGCGCGCCCGGCGCAGCGCTGCAAGGGCGAGGGCGAACTGCTGCTCGACGTGCGCGAGCTGGCGGCCGGCTACGGGCCGGTCGATGCCAAGGGCCGGCCCGCCACGCTGATCCTGGAGGACATCAATTTCAAGCTCTACCGCGGGCAGGCCATCGGCGTGATCGGCGAATCGGGCTCGGGCAAGACCACGCTGGCGCGCGCCATCGCGGGGCTGATCGCGCCCAGCCACGGCACCATGATGTTCGCCGACCATGCACTCAAGCCCTTGCTCGCGAACCGGACCCGGGAAGAGTTGCGCCGCATCCAGATCGTGTTCCAGATGGCCGACACGGCGCTCAACCCCTCGCAGACCATCGAGCGCATCCTGGCGCGGCCGCTGCAGTTCTACAAGGGCCTGAAGGGCGAGGCGCTGCAGCGCCGCATCCGCGAGCTGCTCGACCTGGTCAGGCTGCCGCACACCGTGGCGCAGCGCTTGCCGGGCGGGCTGTCGGGCGGGCAGAAGCAACGCGTGAACCTGGCGCGCGCGCTGGCGGCCGAGCCCGACCTGATCCTGTGCGACGAAGTGACCTCGGCGCTCGATACCGTCGTGGGCGCGGCCGTGCTCGACCTGATGGCCGACCTGCGCCGCGAGCTGGGCGTGTCCTACCTCTTCATCAGCCACGACCTGCACACGGTGCGCGCGGTGTGCGACGAGATCGTGGTGATGCAGCACGGCCGCAAGCTCACGCAGGTGGCGCGTGCCGACTACGACCGCGGTCCGCACCATCCGTATTACGAACAGTTGGCCGCCTCGGTGCCCGAGTTGCGCCAGGGCTGGCTGGACGAGAAGGATCGCACCGCGGTCCTCTCCATCTGA
- a CDS encoding ABC transporter permease, protein MNKSLTMEPTPSTPPLPAALPALRHRIRRALGSFGASGLIGLAVLAFWLLAATVGPALLPAHLVTSGDGNGDVFGPMSAAHWLGTDYLGRDMFVRLVDGARYTVGVALVATLLASGTGTVLALFAAAMGGLVDATLSRVLDTLTAIPSKMFALIMVAGFGSSVTMLVLTAAIIYVPGAYRIARSLAVNINALDYVTVARTRGEGTLYIMLREILPNIVGPMLADLGLRFVYVVLLLASLSFLGLGIQPPSADWGSLVRENIGALPDAGASVIVPALAIASLTIAVNLVIDNLPGRAARERGGR, encoded by the coding sequence ATGAACAAGAGCTTGACGATGGAACCCACGCCTTCTACTCCTCCGCTCCCGGCCGCCCTGCCGGCGCTGCGTCACCGGATCCGGCGCGCGTTGGGCAGCTTTGGCGCATCGGGCCTGATCGGCCTCGCGGTGCTGGCGTTCTGGCTGCTGGCGGCGACGGTCGGCCCCGCGCTGCTGCCGGCCCACCTGGTGACCAGCGGCGACGGCAACGGCGATGTGTTCGGGCCCATGAGCGCCGCGCACTGGCTGGGCACCGACTACCTCGGGCGCGACATGTTTGTCCGCCTGGTGGACGGGGCGCGCTATACGGTGGGCGTGGCGCTGGTGGCCACCTTGCTGGCCAGCGGCACGGGCACGGTGCTGGCGCTGTTCGCGGCGGCCATGGGCGGGCTCGTCGATGCCACGTTGAGCCGCGTGCTCGATACGCTCACCGCCATCCCCAGCAAGATGTTCGCGCTCATCATGGTGGCGGGCTTCGGCTCGTCGGTGACGATGCTGGTGCTGACGGCGGCCATCATCTACGTGCCGGGCGCCTACCGCATCGCGCGCTCGCTGGCGGTCAACATCAATGCGCTGGATTACGTGACCGTGGCGCGCACGCGCGGCGAGGGCACGCTGTACATCATGCTGCGCGAGATCCTGCCCAACATCGTGGGCCCGATGCTGGCCGACCTCGGCCTGCGCTTTGTGTACGTCGTGCTGCTGCTGGCCAGCCTGAGCTTCCTGGGCCTGGGCATCCAGCCGCCCTCGGCCGACTGGGGCTCGCTGGTGCGCGAGAACATCGGGGCGCTGCCCGACGCGGGCGCCTCGGTCATCGTGCCGGCGCTGGCCATTGCGAGCCTGACCATCGCGGTCAACCTCGTCATCGATAACCTGCCGGGCCGCGCGGCCCGCGAACGCGGAGGGCGTTGA
- a CDS encoding ABC transporter permease: MNRVILKLLARRLLLALLSLLAVSVLVFAITAVLPGDAAQEQLGQDATPEALAALRAQMGLDVPAPLRYVHWLGGIARGDLGQSATTQMPVETLVASRLPNSLLLAAVTALFSVPIALGLGIASAVWRGSWFDRAASSAAVAVVSVPEFLVATLAVLVFAVKLRWLPALSYVNDIASLRQMLEAFAMPVLSLCCVIVAQMMRMSRAAVIDQLEAPYIEMVRLKGASPMRVVLAHALPNAVGPIANAVALSLSYLLGGVIIIETIFNYPGIAKLMVDGVSQRDMPLVQACAMIFCAGYLLLVTTADVLGIVANPRLRHR, from the coding sequence ATGAATCGCGTCATCCTCAAGCTTCTGGCCCGGCGTCTTCTGCTGGCGCTGCTGTCGCTGCTGGCGGTCTCGGTGCTGGTCTTCGCGATCACCGCCGTGCTGCCGGGCGACGCCGCGCAGGAGCAACTGGGCCAGGACGCCACGCCCGAGGCGCTGGCCGCGCTGCGCGCGCAGATGGGCCTCGATGTCCCGGCGCCGCTGCGCTACGTGCATTGGCTCGGCGGCATCGCGCGGGGTGACCTGGGGCAGTCCGCCACCACGCAGATGCCGGTGGAGACCCTGGTGGCGAGCCGCCTGCCCAATTCGCTGCTGCTGGCGGCCGTGACCGCGCTGTTCTCGGTGCCGATCGCGCTCGGCCTGGGCATCGCCTCGGCCGTGTGGCGCGGCTCGTGGTTCGATCGTGCGGCGTCGAGCGCCGCCGTGGCGGTGGTGTCGGTGCCGGAGTTCCTGGTGGCCACGCTGGCGGTGCTGGTGTTCGCCGTCAAGCTGCGCTGGCTGCCCGCGCTGTCGTACGTCAACGACATCGCATCGCTGCGCCAGATGCTGGAGGCCTTCGCCATGCCGGTGCTGAGCCTGTGCTGCGTGATCGTGGCGCAGATGATGCGCATGAGCCGCGCGGCCGTGATCGACCAGCTCGAAGCGCCCTACATCGAAATGGTGCGCCTCAAGGGCGCGTCGCCCATGCGCGTGGTGCTGGCGCATGCGCTGCCCAACGCCGTGGGGCCGATCGCCAATGCGGTGGCGCTGTCGCTGTCGTACCTGCTGGGCGGCGTGATCATCATCGAGACCATTTTCAACTACCCCGGCATCGCCAAGCTGATGGTCGATGGCGTGTCGCAGCGCGACATGCCGCTGGTGCAGGCCTGCGCCATGATCTTCTGCGCGGGCTATCTGCTGCTGGTGACCACGGCCGATGTGCTCGGCATCGTCGCCAACCCGCGCCTGCGCCACCGCTAA
- a CDS encoding ABC transporter substrate-binding protein, whose protein sequence is MSDSRNEFESLVGPGESLRVMESLKRGASRREVLKMLLAGGMQATLAGGLAGAAVTAYAQTPRRGGRIRVAAATAAATDTLDPAKQSNQNDYVRCNMVYNGLFVLDGSLTPRPALAESSHTDDAKTWVFTLRKGVTFHDGKALSPADVVYSIQRHKDPATASKAKVLADQIESVKASGPNEVTIVLTAPNADLPVILGTFHFHIVKEGTTDFSAGIGTGPYKIKEFKPGVRTLVVRNEGYWKPGKPYLDEIEFVGIGDDSARVNALLSGGMDLVASVNPRAVARVKGTPGYAIFTTQSGQYSDLIMRKDMGPGANPDFVLAMKYLFDREQMKKTIALDHAVLANDQPIDPTNRFYFKDLPQRPFDLEKAKFHLQKSGVTGKVPVVASPAAMYSVEIALVLQQTAQRIGLDLDIKRMPADGYWSNHWLSSPVGFGNVNPRPSADTILTQFFKSDAAWNESRWKNPKFDQLLLAARAETDLAKRRQMYADMQTLIHDEAGIGIPLFLASIDGHSSKLKGLSPIPLGGLMGYAFAENVWLEA, encoded by the coding sequence ATGAGCGACAGCCGTAACGAGTTCGAGAGCCTTGTCGGTCCCGGCGAAAGCCTTCGTGTGATGGAATCGCTCAAGCGCGGGGCCTCCCGGCGCGAGGTGCTGAAGATGCTGCTGGCGGGCGGCATGCAGGCCACGCTGGCCGGCGGCCTGGCGGGCGCGGCCGTGACCGCCTATGCGCAGACCCCGCGCCGCGGCGGCCGCATCCGCGTGGCCGCCGCCACGGCCGCCGCCACCGACACGCTCGATCCGGCCAAGCAGTCGAACCAGAACGACTACGTGCGCTGCAACATGGTCTACAACGGCCTGTTCGTGCTCGACGGCAGCCTCACGCCGCGGCCGGCCCTGGCCGAGTCGTCCCACACCGACGATGCCAAGACCTGGGTCTTCACCCTGCGCAAGGGGGTGACGTTCCACGATGGCAAGGCGCTGTCGCCGGCCGACGTGGTGTATTCCATCCAGCGCCACAAAGACCCGGCCACCGCGTCCAAGGCCAAGGTGCTGGCCGACCAGATCGAGAGCGTGAAGGCTTCGGGCCCGAACGAGGTCACCATCGTGCTCACCGCCCCGAACGCCGACCTGCCGGTGATCCTGGGCACCTTCCACTTCCATATCGTCAAGGAAGGCACCACCGACTTCAGCGCCGGCATCGGCACCGGGCCGTACAAGATCAAGGAGTTCAAGCCCGGCGTGCGCACGTTGGTGGTGCGCAACGAGGGGTACTGGAAGCCCGGCAAGCCTTACCTGGACGAGATCGAATTCGTCGGCATCGGTGACGACAGCGCGCGCGTCAATGCGCTGCTCTCCGGCGGGATGGACCTGGTGGCCTCGGTCAACCCGCGCGCCGTGGCCCGCGTCAAGGGCACGCCGGGCTATGCCATCTTCACCACGCAGTCGGGCCAGTACTCCGACCTCATCATGCGCAAGGACATGGGCCCGGGCGCGAACCCGGACTTCGTGCTGGCGATGAAGTACCTGTTCGACCGCGAGCAGATGAAGAAGACCATCGCGCTGGACCACGCGGTGCTCGCCAACGACCAGCCGATCGACCCGACCAACCGCTTCTACTTCAAGGACCTGCCCCAGCGCCCGTTCGACCTGGAGAAGGCGAAGTTCCACCTGCAGAAATCCGGCGTGACCGGCAAGGTGCCGGTGGTGGCGTCGCCCGCGGCCATGTATTCGGTCGAGATCGCGCTGGTGCTGCAGCAGACCGCGCAGCGCATCGGGCTGGACCTGGACATCAAGCGCATGCCGGCCGATGGCTACTGGTCCAACCACTGGCTCAGCAGCCCGGTGGGCTTCGGCAACGTGAATCCGCGCCCCAGCGCCGACACCATCCTCACCCAGTTCTTCAAGTCCGATGCGGCCTGGAACGAGTCGCGCTGGAAGAACCCGAAGTTCGACCAGTTGCTGCTGGCCGCGCGCGCCGAGACCGACCTGGCCAAGCGCAGGCAGATGTATGCCGACATGCAAACGCTGATCCACGACGAAGCGGGCATCGGCATTCCGCTGTTCCTCGCCAGCATCGATGGGCATTCGTCCAAGCTCAAGGGCCTCTCGCCGATCCCGCTGGGCGGCCTGATGGGCTATGCGTTTGCCGAGAACGTCTGGCTCGAGGCCTGA
- a CDS encoding NAD(P)/FAD-dependent oxidoreductase, with the protein MKLDSYWNDSVPALALAVHDLPAQVDVAIVGGGFTGLSAALALARRGASVVVLEAGLIVAPEASGRNGGHVNNGLAVDYAALAAKVGVERARNWYRAYDDAVDTVQRIVRDEAIACDFLRNGKLKLATKAHQLDALRRSADRLIADGVDTDVEILDAARVRAEVQSERFHGGLLYKRSGQMHMGCFAQGLALAAQRRGAQIHTGTCVQRIERVQGQVHRLHTARGTVQARQVLLATGASRHGGYGSFGWLRRRIVPIGSFIVTTEPLGAERADALLAGRRTYVTVANIHHYFRLTPDHRLVFGGRARFAVSSPQQDAASGEILRAGLAETFPQLGEVRLDYCWGGLVDMTQDRLPHAGERDGLFYSMGYSGHGTQMSVHMGERMAAVMAGDAAANPWRDRDAWRAIPGHLGPPWFLPAVGMYYQLKDRFT; encoded by the coding sequence ATGAAGCTCGACTCCTACTGGAACGATTCGGTGCCCGCGCTGGCGCTGGCGGTGCACGATCTGCCGGCGCAGGTCGATGTGGCGATCGTCGGCGGCGGCTTCACGGGGCTGTCGGCGGCGCTGGCGCTGGCCCGGCGCGGCGCCAGCGTGGTGGTGCTGGAGGCCGGGCTCATCGTGGCGCCCGAGGCGTCGGGCCGCAACGGCGGGCACGTCAATAACGGCCTGGCCGTGGACTACGCGGCGCTGGCCGCCAAGGTGGGCGTGGAGCGCGCCCGCAACTGGTATCGCGCTTATGACGATGCCGTCGATACCGTGCAGCGCATCGTGCGCGACGAGGCCATCGCCTGCGATTTCCTGCGCAACGGCAAGCTCAAGCTCGCCACCAAGGCGCACCAGCTGGACGCGCTGCGGCGCAGCGCCGATCGCCTGATCGCCGACGGCGTGGATACCGACGTGGAGATCCTCGACGCGGCGCGCGTGCGTGCCGAGGTGCAGAGCGAGCGCTTCCACGGCGGCCTGCTGTACAAGCGCAGCGGCCAGATGCACATGGGCTGTTTCGCGCAGGGGCTGGCGCTGGCGGCCCAGCGCCGCGGCGCGCAGATCCACACCGGCACGTGCGTGCAGCGCATCGAGCGCGTGCAGGGCCAGGTGCACCGCCTGCATACCGCGCGCGGCACCGTGCAGGCCCGGCAGGTACTGCTGGCCACGGGGGCGTCGCGTCACGGCGGCTATGGCAGCTTCGGCTGGCTGCGGCGGCGCATCGTGCCCATCGGCAGCTTTATCGTGACCACGGAGCCGCTGGGCGCCGAGCGCGCCGATGCGCTGCTGGCCGGGCGCCGCACCTATGTCACGGTGGCCAACATCCACCATTACTTCCGCCTCACGCCGGATCATCGGCTGGTGTTCGGCGGCCGGGCGCGCTTCGCAGTCTCCAGTCCGCAGCAGGATGCGGCCAGCGGCGAGATCCTGCGCGCCGGCCTGGCCGAGACCTTTCCGCAGCTCGGCGAGGTCCGGCTCGACTACTGCTGGGGCGGCCTGGTCGACATGACGCAGGACCGCCTGCCGCATGCCGGCGAGCGCGACGGCCTGTTCTATTCCATGGGCTACAGCGGCCATGGCACGCAGATGTCGGTGCACATGGGCGAGCGCATGGCCGCCGTGATGGCCGGCGACGCGGCTGCCAACCCCTGGCGCGACCGCGATGCGTGGCGCGCCATTCCCGGCCACCTGGGCCCGCCATGGTTTCTGCCGGCGGTCGGCATGTACTACCAGCTCAAGGACCGCTTCACCTGA
- a CDS encoding haloacid dehalogenase type II: MTFRPKYVTFDCYGTLTRFRMGELTRELFADRIPAAHMEPFIADFTAYRFDEVLGDWKPYEVVLKNAVRRLCKKWRIQYYDADGQAYYDAVPTWDPHADVPAGLAKVAREIPLVILSNASDDQIQKNVAMLGAPFHRVYTAQQAQAYKPRLKAFEYMLDSLGCNPEDVLHVSSSLRYDLMSADDIGIVNKVFVNRGHGPGNPAYRYTEIQDIGGLPGVVGL, translated from the coding sequence ATGACCTTCCGTCCCAAGTACGTGACCTTCGATTGCTACGGCACGCTCACGCGTTTCCGCATGGGCGAGTTGACGCGCGAGCTGTTCGCCGACCGCATTCCGGCCGCGCACATGGAGCCGTTCATCGCCGATTTCACGGCCTACCGCTTCGACGAAGTGCTGGGAGACTGGAAGCCATACGAGGTGGTGCTGAAGAACGCCGTGCGCCGCCTGTGCAAGAAGTGGCGGATCCAGTATTACGATGCCGACGGCCAGGCGTACTACGACGCCGTGCCCACCTGGGACCCGCATGCCGACGTGCCCGCCGGGCTGGCCAAGGTGGCCAGGGAGATTCCGCTGGTGATCCTGTCCAACGCGTCGGACGACCAGATCCAGAAGAACGTGGCCATGCTCGGCGCGCCGTTCCACCGGGTCTATACCGCGCAGCAGGCCCAGGCCTACAAGCCGCGCCTCAAGGCGTTCGAATACATGCTCGACTCGCTGGGCTGCAACCCCGAAGACGTGCTGCACGTGTCGTCGAGCCTGCGCTACGACCTGATGTCGGCGGACGACATCGGCATCGTCAACAAGGTGTTCGTGAACCGCGGCCACGGCCCGGGCAACCCGGCGTACCGCTACACCGAGATCCAGGACATCGGCGGGCTGCCGGGCGTCGTCGGTCTCTGA
- a CDS encoding aldehyde dehydrogenase family protein, translated as MFDPQTIRVPSGHFIGGQLVPDAGRIAVRRPSDNAVHAELPLGDAAAVDAAVLNAWQAWRTSDWARRAPRERARVLRRWADLIEADIARLAPLEAVCSTRPVRDASAWDVPFTAEGLRFFAEYADKLGGDVAATRHDHLGMVVAEPYGVVGAITPWNFPLVMVSWKVGAALAAGNAVVLKPSELTPFSAVRLAELAIEAGVPRGLFNVVQGDGRTTGDALTCHPLISKMTFTGSTRTGAAIMASCASHGPKPVTLELGGKSPQLVFDDAPDLDRLAAIIAGAITGNAGQVCVAGSRLVVQRGIAPALVERIAARFAALRPGATWDAEATLPPIISTAQAARILDIVERSRDTGAQVRCGGGLFDGGPGGAYFQPTLIEGVSEDNPAVREEIFGPVLTVQTFDDEDEGLALASHAHYGLAAGVHTADIGRALRAMRGIAAGTVWINRYGRSADFVIPTGGYHQSGIGKDLGRQAVEANLRFKSVLIDFAAAH; from the coding sequence ATGTTCGATCCTCAGACCATCCGTGTGCCCTCGGGCCATTTCATCGGCGGGCAGTTGGTGCCCGATGCCGGCCGCATCGCCGTGCGGCGCCCCTCCGATAACGCCGTGCACGCCGAGCTGCCGCTGGGCGATGCCGCCGCGGTGGATGCTGCCGTGCTCAACGCGTGGCAGGCCTGGCGCACCAGCGACTGGGCGCGCCGTGCCCCGCGCGAGCGGGCGCGCGTGCTGCGCCGCTGGGCCGACCTGATCGAAGCCGACATTGCGCGCCTGGCGCCGCTCGAAGCGGTGTGCTCGACGCGCCCGGTGCGCGATGCCTCGGCATGGGATGTGCCGTTCACCGCCGAGGGGCTGCGCTTCTTTGCCGAATATGCCGACAAGCTGGGCGGCGACGTGGCCGCCACGCGGCACGATCATCTGGGCATGGTGGTGGCCGAGCCGTACGGCGTGGTGGGGGCGATCACGCCGTGGAATTTTCCGCTGGTGATGGTGTCGTGGAAGGTGGGGGCGGCGCTGGCCGCCGGCAACGCGGTGGTGCTCAAGCCTTCCGAGCTGACGCCGTTCTCGGCCGTGCGCCTGGCCGAGCTGGCCATCGAGGCCGGCGTGCCGCGCGGCCTGTTCAACGTGGTGCAGGGCGATGGCCGCACCACGGGCGATGCCCTCACGTGCCATCCGCTGATCTCGAAGATGACCTTCACGGGCTCGACGCGCACGGGCGCGGCCATCATGGCCAGTTGTGCGTCGCATGGCCCCAAGCCGGTCACGCTGGAGCTGGGCGGCAAGAGCCCGCAGCTGGTGTTCGATGACGCGCCGGATCTCGACCGCCTGGCTGCCATCATTGCCGGGGCCATCACCGGCAATGCGGGGCAGGTCTGCGTGGCGGGCTCGCGCCTGGTCGTGCAGCGCGGCATCGCCCCGGCGCTGGTCGAGCGCATCGCGGCGCGCTTTGCCGCGCTGCGGCCCGGCGCCACCTGGGACGCCGAGGCCACGCTGCCGCCCATCATCTCGACGGCGCAGGCGGCGCGCATCCTCGACATCGTCGAGCGCTCGCGCGACACAGGCGCGCAGGTGCGCTGCGGCGGCGGCCTGTTCGACGGCGGCCCGGGCGGCGCGTACTTCCAACCCACGCTGATCGAAGGCGTGAGCGAGGACAACCCCGCCGTGCGGGAAGAAATCTTCGGCCCCGTGTTGACGGTGCAGACCTTCGACGACGAAGACGAGGGCCTGGCGCTGGCCTCGCACGCGCATTACGGCTTGGCGGCCGGCGTGCACACGGCCGACATCGGACGGGCGCTGCGCGCCATGCGCGGCATCGCCGCCGGCACGGTGTGGATCAACCGCTACGGACGCAGCGCGGACTTTGTCATCCCCACCGGCGGCTACCACCAGTCGGGCATCGGCAAGGACCTGGGACGGCAGGCCGTGGAGGCGAACCTGCGCTTCAAAAGTGTGCTGATCGATTTTGCTGCGGCGCACTAG
- a CDS encoding GNAT family N-acetyltransferase gives MLPSPVPAPNAIADDGVVLRPMTAGDLPGAHALSEEQRWPHRPADWAQMFAHAEGIVAERDGQIVATAQRWRWGPRHATIGLVIVASACQGRRIGHRLMSALLAGLDDSTVLLHATAEGRGLYERLGFVRIGELRQHQGIAQPTPLIALPKDWRLRPAGLDEAAALHRLDAEARGMPRDALINDLLASADACVVLDHDGEPRGFAMLRRFGRGHAIGPVVAPDAEGAKALIAHLAGINAGHFTRIDIDFDSGLAEWLESIGLMRVDAPTTMVRGAPLSTPPDAPALFAIVTQAMG, from the coding sequence ATGCTCCCCTCACCCGTGCCTGCCCCGAACGCCATCGCCGACGACGGTGTGGTGCTGCGCCCGATGACCGCCGGCGACCTGCCCGGCGCCCATGCCCTGTCGGAAGAGCAGCGCTGGCCGCATCGCCCCGCCGACTGGGCGCAGATGTTCGCGCACGCCGAGGGCATCGTGGCCGAGCGCGACGGCCAGATCGTCGCCACGGCCCAGCGCTGGCGCTGGGGGCCGCGCCACGCCACCATCGGCCTGGTGATCGTCGCGTCGGCCTGCCAGGGCCGCCGCATCGGCCACCGCCTGATGAGCGCGCTGCTCGCGGGCCTGGACGACAGCACCGTGCTGCTGCACGCCACCGCCGAAGGGCGCGGCCTGTACGAACGCCTGGGCTTCGTGCGCATCGGCGAGCTTCGCCAGCATCAGGGCATCGCCCAGCCCACGCCGCTGATCGCGCTGCCCAAGGACTGGCGCCTGCGCCCCGCCGGGCTCGACGAGGCCGCCGCGCTGCACCGGCTCGACGCCGAGGCACGCGGCATGCCGCGCGACGCGCTGATCAACGACCTGCTGGCCAGTGCCGACGCCTGCGTGGTGCTGGACCACGACGGCGAGCCGCGCGGCTTCGCCATGCTGCGCCGCTTCGGACGCGGCCACGCGATCGGCCCCGTGGTCGCGCCCGACGCCGAGGGCGCCAAGGCGCTGATCGCTCACCTGGCCGGCATCAACGCGGGCCATTTCACGCGCATCGATATCGACTTCGACAGCGGCCTGGCCGAATGGCTGGAAAGCATCGGCCTGATGCGCGTGGATGCGCCCACCACCATGGTGCGCGGCGCGCCCCTGAGCACGCCGCCGGACGCTCCGGCGCTGTTCGCCATCGTGACCCAGGCGATGGGCTGA